Below is a genomic region from Acidobacteriota bacterium.
TCCGCCTCAACCTCGACGTGGAACTCCAACAGATCCTGACCTCGGCCTTCGGGGAGGAGACCGGGGCCGCCGTCTTCATGAACCCCAACACGGGCGAAATCCTCGCCTGGGTCAGCGTCCCCGACTACGACCCGAACCTCTTCTCTCACACCATCTCGCCCAAGGACTGGCAGGCCCTCTCGGAGGACCCCCGGCACCCCCTCCTCAACCGCCCCATTCAGGGGGCCTACCCGGCGGGCTCCACTTTCAAACCCTTTGTGGCCCTCGTGGGGATGGAGGAGGGGCTCCTGACGCCCGGGACGACCTTCTACTGCCCCGGGGCTTGGGAGTTCGGGGGCCACGTCTTCCACTGCTGGGCCCGCGGCGGCCACGGCGGGGTGGACCCCCTGACGGCCATCCAGAACTCCTGCAACGTCTTCTTCTACCGAGCCGGGGACCGCGTGGGCATCGAGCGCATCGCCCGTTGGGGGGCCCTCTTCGGCCTCGGCCAGAAGACCGGCGTGGATCTGCCCTCCGAAATGGCGGGCACCCTTCCCTCGGACGAGTGGAAGCGGGCCCGGGGCTTGGGCCCGTGGTACCCGGGGGAGACCCTCTCGGTGAGTATCGGGCAGGGCTACCTCACGGTGACCCCCCTCCAGCTCCTCAGCTTCTATTCGACCCTCGCCACCGGCGGGAAGCGCTACCAGCCCCGGCTCCTCCAGGGAGAGCCCAGGCTCCTCAGCTCCGTGGACGTATCGGCCTCCTCCCTGGAGGTCCTCAAGGAGGGCCTCCAGCGCGTGGTCACGAGCGGGACCGGCAGGGCCTGCAACATCCCCGGGCTGGCCGTCTGCGCCAAGACCGGTACGGCCCAGGTGGTGGCGGCCAGCGCCGGCGTGGACACGAAGCTCCTCGACAAGTCCATCCGGGACCACGCCTGGTTCGCCGGCTTCGCGCCCCGTGAGAA
It encodes:
- the mrdA gene encoding penicillin-binding protein 2 → MDRTDDPTFEPKVLFLQFVAAAVFVLFASRLFLLQVMEGSFYRTLSENNYTRTIVLRSPRGVIADRNGKVLCRNRISFSLVLDTAKEGSLERTVASMNRILGLSMTMEEVQAARKRSAVPSLAVLARDVPPAWVQKVEVHQDELKMLRIEMELRREYPYGSLGSHAIGYVGLLSEKEAETLRIRELDPFIEVGKAGVEKAANALLMGENGKRTAQVNAMGREVEDPRLRLPGVGVQREPVPGRNIRLNLDVELQQILTSAFGEETGAAVFMNPNTGEILAWVSVPDYDPNLFSHTISPKDWQALSEDPRHPLLNRPIQGAYPAGSTFKPFVALVGMEEGLLTPGTTFYCPGAWEFGGHVFHCWARGGHGGVDPLTAIQNSCNVFFYRAGDRVGIERIARWGALFGLGQKTGVDLPSEMAGTLPSDEWKRARGLGPWYPGETLSVSIGQGYLTVTPLQLLSFYSTLATGGKRYQPRLLQGEPRLLSSVDVSASSLEVLKEGLQRVVTSGTGRACNIPGLAVCAKTGTAQVVAASAGVDTKLLDKSIRDHAWFAGFAPRENPQVAFVILVEHGGHGGDMGAKIARLGLEYLFFGKKPGEEAPAAEPSTAPPLEARASVRAEGAG